The following are encoded together in the Bradymonas sediminis genome:
- a CDS encoding AgmX/PglI C-terminal domain-containing protein, whose amino-acid sequence MPQTPDTGAATAEPDTAAEEAAKLLEEARKQAKELGSQAGFDRMTAARFFASEIEGLNKKNIKAPSVKRAPKATDLGTIDGSGVRRVFNARHGELQACYERALKSDPELRGKVTLTVRIGDGGAPVMTRARSSQLKSKTVLNCMEITSKKWLFPAPQGGTVLVNKPYTFEPKI is encoded by the coding sequence TTGCCGCAAACTCCTGACACGGGCGCCGCGACGGCTGAGCCCGACACGGCCGCAGAAGAGGCAGCAAAGCTGCTCGAAGAAGCCCGCAAGCAGGCCAAAGAGCTCGGCTCTCAGGCTGGCTTTGACCGGATGACCGCGGCGCGCTTCTTCGCCTCGGAGATCGAAGGTCTTAATAAGAAAAATATCAAAGCCCCCTCGGTCAAACGCGCGCCGAAGGCCACGGACCTGGGAACCATCGACGGCTCCGGCGTGCGACGCGTCTTCAACGCCCGCCACGGCGAGCTGCAGGCATGCTATGAGCGCGCGCTGAAATCCGACCCCGAACTTCGCGGCAAGGTCACCCTGACGGTGCGAATCGGCGACGGTGGGGCCCCGGTCATGACCCGCGCGCGCAGCAGCCAGCTTAAGAGCAAGACCGTGCTGAATTGCATGGAAATCACCAGCAAGAAGTGGCTGTTCCCGGCCCCGCAAGGCGGCACGGTGCTGGTGAACAAGCCCTATACCTTCGAGCCGAAGATCTAA